A window from Theobroma cacao cultivar B97-61/B2 chromosome 3, Criollo_cocoa_genome_V2, whole genome shotgun sequence encodes these proteins:
- the LOC18604527 gene encoding UPF0426 protein At1g28150, chloroplastic, whose product MGVLLLGNSCSCSLWAWKKRSPFSLNCNGNNSKRVLVKAFFFDPSEVPILKQAVKEPVAFMGGMFAGILRLDLNEDPLKEWVARTVEASAIDVEGISGKGFREEEDTPQQIEIE is encoded by the exons ATGGGAGTCTTGTTGCTGGGCAACTCTTGCTCCTGTTCCCTG TGGGCTTGGAAGAAACGTTCCCCGTTTTCCCTGAATTGCAATGGAAATAACTCCAAACGGGTGCTAGTCAAAGCGTTTTTCTTCGATCCCAGTGAAGTGCCCATCCTCAAACAAGCCGTTAAG GAGCCAGTGGCCTTTATGGGTGGAATGTTTGCTGGGATTTTGAGGCTTGATTTGAATGAAGATCCATTAAAGGAATGGGTTGCTAGAACTGTGGAAGCCTCTGCGATCGATGTGGAAGGAATTTCTGGAAAAGGGTTCAGAGAGGAGGAAGACACTCCTCAACAAATTGAGATAGAATGA